One Pseudomonas brassicacearum genomic region harbors:
- a CDS encoding disulfide bond formation protein B — protein MSLASSRFLFLMASIAAALALGIASYLEYAVGLTPCSLCVLQRLCLMLFLVNGLVACVHGPGEKGSIFYGAMGLVFASAGMILAWRQVLMQSVSFEQLPDCIVQMHRSDSWWCALHRVLDGAVDCANITWTLFDLSIPEWSLLFFLAVSSAMSYLLLRLVWSALVRPLSGDTSHLVRVLD, from the coding sequence ATGTCTTTGGCCAGCTCACGCTTCTTGTTTCTCATGGCTTCCATTGCCGCTGCCCTGGCTTTGGGCATCGCCAGTTATCTGGAATATGCGGTCGGCCTGACGCCTTGCAGCCTATGTGTTTTGCAGCGGTTGTGCCTGATGCTGTTTCTGGTGAATGGCCTCGTGGCCTGCGTACACGGTCCGGGTGAAAAGGGCAGCATTTTCTATGGGGCGATGGGGTTGGTTTTTGCGTCGGCGGGAATGATCCTCGCGTGGCGTCAAGTCCTGATGCAAAGCGTTTCGTTCGAGCAGTTGCCCGATTGTATTGTGCAGATGCATAGGTCGGATTCCTGGTGGTGTGCCTTGCATCGCGTCCTCGACGGTGCGGTCGACTGCGCGAACATCACTTGGACGCTGTTCGACCTGAGCATCCCCGAGTGGAGCCTGTTGTTTTTTCTCGCGGTGTCCAGCGCGATGAGCTATTTGCTGTTGCGCCTTGTCTGGAGTGCTCTGGTACGACCGCTCAGCGGCGATACGTCGCACCTGGTCCGGGTGTTGGATTAA
- the hemC gene encoding hydroxymethylbilane synthase, with amino-acid sequence MSPREIRIATRKSALALWQAEYVKARLEAAHPGLNVTLVPMVSRGDKLLDSPLSKIGGKGLFVKELETALLDNEADIAVHSMKDVPMDFPEGLGLFCICEREDPRDAFVSNTFSSLDALPAGSVVGTSSLRRQAQLLTRRPDLQIRFLRGNVNTRLAKLDAGEYDAIILAAAGLIRLGFEDRITSAISVDDSLPAGGQGAVGIECRSADSDIHALLASLHHEDTATRVFAERALNKHLNGGCQVPIACYAVLEGEQVWLRGLVGDPNGGRLISAEARAPRHDAEALGVRVAEDLLSQGADDILKAVYGEAGHA; translated from the coding sequence ATGTCCCCTCGCGAGATTCGCATCGCCACCCGTAAAAGTGCCCTGGCTCTCTGGCAGGCCGAATACGTTAAAGCCCGTCTGGAAGCCGCCCACCCCGGCCTTAACGTGACGCTGGTGCCCATGGTCAGCCGCGGCGACAAGCTGCTGGACTCGCCGCTGTCGAAAATCGGCGGCAAGGGCCTGTTCGTCAAGGAGCTGGAAACCGCGCTGCTGGACAACGAAGCCGACATCGCCGTGCATTCGATGAAAGACGTGCCCATGGACTTCCCCGAAGGCCTGGGCCTGTTTTGCATCTGCGAGCGGGAAGATCCGCGCGATGCCTTTGTCTCCAACACCTTCTCCAGCCTTGATGCGCTGCCTGCCGGGAGCGTGGTGGGCACCTCCAGCCTGCGTCGCCAGGCGCAGTTGCTGACTCGCCGCCCTGATCTGCAAATCCGTTTCCTTCGAGGTAACGTCAACACTCGCCTGGCCAAGCTCGACGCCGGTGAGTACGACGCGATCATCCTCGCCGCCGCGGGCCTGATCCGCCTGGGTTTTGAAGATCGCATCACCTCGGCCATCAGCGTCGACGACAGCCTGCCGGCCGGTGGGCAGGGGGCGGTGGGCATCGAATGCCGCAGCGCCGACAGTGACATTCACGCCCTGCTGGCATCGCTGCACCATGAAGACACGGCCACACGGGTTTTCGCCGAGCGAGCCCTCAACAAACACCTCAATGGCGGTTGCCAAGTGCCCATCGCCTGTTACGCCGTGTTGGAAGGCGAACAGGTCTGGTTGCGTGGCCTGGTGGGGGATCCGAACGGTGGTCGGCTGATCAGCGCCGAGGCTCGGGCGCCGCGCCACGATGCCGAGGCGTTGGGTGTGCGAGTGGCTGAAGACCTGCTCAGTCAGGGCGCCGATGACATCCTCAAGGCAGTCTACGGCGAGGCAGGCCACGCGTGA
- a CDS encoding TIGR02647 family protein: MSLTPELVAELEILALFNLDSSQEGLKIHQTAAPSAIAAAKRLYEKDLITLSDGGYLTSLGRDAAEHVQSLLTILNVVQEAA, encoded by the coding sequence ATGTCGCTTACCCCTGAGCTGGTTGCCGAACTGGAAATCCTTGCACTCTTCAACCTGGACAGTTCCCAGGAAGGCCTGAAAATCCATCAGACCGCTGCCCCCTCTGCCATCGCTGCTGCCAAACGCCTGTACGAAAAAGACCTGATCACCCTGTCCGATGGCGGTTATCTGACCAGCCTGGGCCGAGATGCCGCCGAGCATGTGCAAAGCCTGTTGACCATCCTTAACGTTGTTCAAGAAGCCGCCTGA
- a CDS encoding glutathione S-transferase family protein, giving the protein MLKLYGFSVSNYYNMVKLALLEKGLPFEEVPFYPSQTAEALAVSPRGKVPVLKTEQGFINETSVILEYIEQTQPGKALLPSDPFERAQVLALCREIELYIELPGRACYGEAFFGASVPDAIKEKTKAELLLGFASLGRHGKFSPYVAGDSMSLADLYFFYSLSLALQVGRKLFDLDLLAEMPAAKALMERLEQNPHVQRIAADREAAMPAFLAMIAAKK; this is encoded by the coding sequence ATGCTCAAGCTTTATGGTTTCTCTGTCAGTAATTATTACAACATGGTCAAGCTGGCGCTGCTGGAGAAGGGCCTGCCTTTCGAAGAAGTGCCGTTCTACCCCAGCCAGACCGCCGAAGCGCTGGCCGTCAGCCCGCGCGGCAAGGTCCCGGTGCTGAAGACCGAACAAGGGTTTATCAACGAAACCAGCGTGATCCTCGAATACATCGAGCAAACCCAGCCAGGGAAGGCCCTGCTGCCCAGTGACCCGTTCGAGCGTGCCCAGGTATTGGCCTTGTGCAGGGAGATCGAGTTGTACATCGAGCTGCCGGGGCGAGCCTGCTACGGCGAGGCGTTTTTCGGCGCGTCGGTGCCCGATGCCATCAAGGAAAAAACCAAGGCCGAATTGCTGCTGGGGTTCGCCTCGCTCGGCAGGCACGGCAAATTCTCGCCCTATGTGGCGGGCGATAGCATGAGCCTGGCCGATCTGTATTTCTTCTACAGCTTATCCCTGGCCTTGCAGGTGGGCAGGAAGTTGTTCGATCTCGACTTGCTGGCAGAGATGCCAGCGGCCAAGGCGCTGATGGAGCGCTTGGAGCAGAACCCGCATGTGCAACGGATCGCGGCGGATAGAGAAGCTGCGATGCCGGCATTTTTGGCGATGATTGCTGCCAAGAAGTGA
- the argH gene encoding argininosuccinate lyase, whose translation MSTDKTNQSWGGRFSEPVDAFVARFTASVNFDQRLYRHDIMGSIAHATMLAKVGVLTDAERDSIIDGLKTIQGEIEAGQFDWRVDLEDVHMNIEARLTDRIGVTGKKLHTGRSRNDQVATDIRLWLRDEIDLILAEITRLQKGLLEQAEREAESIMPGFTHLQTAQPVTFGHHMLAWFEMLSRDYERLVDCRKRTNRMPLGSAALAGTTYPIDREYTAQLLGFDAVGGNSLDNVSDRDFAIEFCAAASIAMMHLSRFSEELVLWTSAQFQFIDLPDRFCTGSSIMPQKKNPDVPELVRGKSGRVFGALMGLLTLMKGQPLAYNKDNQEDKEPLFDAADTLRDSLRAFADMIPAIKPKHAVMREAALRGFSTATDLADYLVRRGLPFRDCHEIVGHAVKYGVDSGKDLAEMSLDELRKFSDQIEQDVFAVLTLEGSVNARDHIGGTAPAQVKAAVVRGQALLASR comes from the coding sequence ATGAGCACTGACAAGACCAATCAGTCCTGGGGCGGCCGCTTCAGTGAACCCGTCGACGCCTTCGTCGCCCGCTTCACCGCCTCCGTCAACTTCGACCAGCGCCTGTATCGCCACGACATCATGGGTTCGATCGCCCACGCCACCATGCTGGCCAAGGTCGGCGTGCTGACCGATGCCGAGCGCGACAGCATCATCGATGGCCTGAAGACCATCCAGGGTGAAATCGAGGCCGGCCAGTTCGACTGGCGCGTCGATCTTGAAGACGTGCACATGAACATCGAAGCGCGCCTGACCGATCGCATCGGCGTGACCGGCAAGAAGCTGCACACCGGTCGCAGCCGCAACGACCAGGTGGCCACGGACATCCGCTTGTGGCTGCGCGATGAAATCGACCTGATCCTGGCCGAGATCACCCGCCTGCAAAAAGGCCTGCTGGAACAGGCCGAGCGTGAGGCCGAGAGCATCATGCCGGGCTTCACCCACCTGCAAACCGCCCAACCTGTAACGTTCGGGCATCACATGCTGGCCTGGTTCGAAATGCTCAGCCGCGACTACGAGCGCCTGGTCGATTGCCGCAAACGCACCAACCGCATGCCCCTGGGCAGCGCGGCGCTGGCCGGTACCACCTACCCGATCGATCGCGAATATACCGCGCAACTGCTGGGTTTCGACGCCGTGGGCGGCAACTCGCTGGATAACGTTTCTGACCGCGATTTCGCCATCGAATTCTGCGCCGCCGCGAGCATTGCGATGATGCACCTGTCGCGTTTCTCCGAAGAGCTGGTGTTGTGGACCAGCGCGCAATTCCAATTCATTGACCTGCCCGACCGCTTCTGCACCGGCAGCTCGATCATGCCGCAAAAGAAAAACCCCGACGTGCCGGAACTGGTGCGGGGCAAGAGTGGCCGCGTGTTCGGTGCGCTGATGGGCCTGTTGACCCTGATGAAAGGCCAGCCGCTGGCCTACAACAAGGACAACCAGGAAGACAAGGAGCCGCTGTTCGACGCCGCCGACACCCTGCGCGATTCACTGCGGGCCTTTGCCGACATGATCCCGGCCATCAAGCCCAAGCATGCCGTGATGCGCGAGGCCGCCCTGCGCGGTTTCTCCACCGCCACTGACCTGGCCGACTACCTGGTACGCCGTGGCCTGCCGTTCCGTGACTGCCACGAAATCGTCGGGCACGCCGTGAAGTATGGCGTGGACAGCGGCAAAGACCTGGCGGAGATGAGCCTGGATGAACTGCGCAAATTCAGCGACCAGATCGAGCAGGACGTGTTCGCGGTGTTGACCTTGGAAGGCTCGGTCAATGCCCGTGATCACATCGGCGGTACCGCACCGGCGCAGGTCAAGGCGGCCGTGGTGCGCGGCCAGGCGTTGCTCGCCAGCCGCTAA
- a CDS encoding heme biosynthesis protein HemY, whose product MKRLYVILFVVIAAAALLGVAIAEHSGYVLVAYKNFRYEAGLWVTLALVAVLWLLWRGVWALIGLVTTSSGVVNPWSRRNRSRRVQVAIEHGQLDLAEGRWASAQRHLHRAAEAERQPLLYYLGAARAANEQGLYEQSDSLLERALERQPQAELAIALTHAQLQTDRGDTDGALSTLQAMHERHPHNAQTLRQLQRLHQQRGDWSAVIRLLPELRKDKVLPPSELAELERRAWGENLTLAAHREEDGSVGLQSLNRAWQQLTSAQRQESALVLAYAEQLRQLGAQVEAEEVLRVALKRHYDSHLARLYGLVRGNDPIRQLQTAEGWLKDHPADPSLLLTLGRLCLQGSLWGKARDYLESSLRVQRNPEACAELARLLAQLGDAERSNQLFQEGLGLLDERLLAAPLPVPAQVLST is encoded by the coding sequence ATGAAGCGCCTCTACGTGATTCTGTTCGTGGTCATCGCTGCCGCTGCGTTGCTGGGTGTGGCGATCGCCGAGCATTCAGGTTACGTGCTGGTGGCGTACAAGAACTTTCGTTACGAAGCCGGCCTGTGGGTCACCCTGGCGCTGGTGGCGGTGCTCTGGCTGTTGTGGCGGGGCGTGTGGGCCTTGATCGGGCTGGTGACCACGTCTAGTGGCGTGGTCAACCCATGGTCGCGGCGTAACCGCAGTCGCCGTGTGCAGGTGGCAATCGAGCACGGCCAACTGGATCTGGCCGAAGGTCGTTGGGCCAGCGCCCAACGTCACCTGCACCGTGCCGCCGAAGCCGAGCGCCAACCGTTGCTCTATTACCTCGGAGCCGCCCGCGCGGCCAATGAGCAGGGGCTCTACGAGCAGAGCGACAGTTTGCTGGAGCGTGCCCTGGAACGTCAGCCCCAGGCGGAATTGGCCATCGCCCTGACTCATGCGCAATTGCAGACCGACCGAGGTGACACCGACGGTGCGTTGAGCACGCTGCAAGCCATGCATGAACGTCATCCTCATAACGCCCAGACCTTGCGCCAGTTGCAGCGACTGCATCAGCAACGGGGTGACTGGTCGGCGGTGATTCGGCTGTTGCCGGAGCTGCGCAAGGACAAAGTCCTGCCGCCCAGTGAACTGGCTGAGCTTGAGCGCCGGGCGTGGGGCGAGAATCTCACCCTGGCGGCCCATCGCGAAGAGGACGGTAGCGTCGGTTTGCAATCGCTCAACCGCGCCTGGCAGCAACTGACCTCCGCGCAGCGTCAGGAGTCGGCGCTGGTGCTGGCCTATGCCGAGCAGCTGCGGCAACTGGGGGCCCAGGTCGAGGCCGAAGAAGTGTTGCGAGTTGCGCTCAAGCGTCACTATGACAGTCACTTGGCGCGCCTGTACGGGTTGGTTCGGGGCAATGATCCGATTCGCCAGCTGCAAACGGCCGAAGGCTGGCTCAAGGATCATCCGGCCGATCCAAGCCTGCTGCTGACACTCGGGCGCCTATGTCTGCAGGGCAGCTTGTGGGGCAAGGCGCGGGACTATCTGGAAAGCAGTTTGCGGGTTCAGCGCAATCCCGAAGCCTGCGCTGAACTGGCACGGTTGTTGGCGCAGCTGGGGGATGCCGAGCGCAGCAATCAGTTGTTCCAGGAAGGGTTGGGGCTGTTGGATGAGCGTCTGCTGGCCGCGCCTTTGCCGGTCCCGGCTCAGGTCCTGTCCACTTGA
- a CDS encoding LytR/AlgR family response regulator transcription factor, whose protein sequence is MNVLIVDDEPLARERLSRMVGELEGYSVLEPSATNGEEALALIESHKPDIVLLDIRMPGLDGLQVAAKLCERESPPAVVFCTTRDDFPPEVLQAGAVGYLIKPISAEALVEALRKAERPNRVQLAALTRPAAESGSGPRSHISARTRKGIELIPLNQVVYFIADHKYVTLRHESGEVLLDEPLKALEDEFGERFVRIHRNALVARERIERLQRTPLGHFQLFLKGLNGDALIVSRRHVAGVRKMMQQL, encoded by the coding sequence ATGAATGTCCTGATCGTTGATGACGAACCACTGGCCCGTGAGCGCCTGAGCCGAATGGTTGGCGAACTCGAGGGTTACAGTGTCCTGGAGCCGAGCGCCACCAATGGCGAAGAGGCGTTGGCCCTTATTGAAAGCCACAAGCCGGATATCGTGCTGCTCGACATTCGCATGCCTGGCCTGGATGGCTTGCAGGTCGCGGCGAAGCTGTGCGAGCGAGAGTCTCCGCCCGCGGTGGTGTTTTGCACCACGCGGGACGACTTCCCGCCGGAGGTGTTGCAGGCCGGCGCCGTGGGCTATCTGATCAAGCCGATCTCCGCCGAGGCGCTGGTTGAGGCCTTGCGCAAGGCTGAACGGCCCAACCGGGTGCAACTGGCGGCGCTGACCCGGCCGGCCGCCGAAAGTGGCAGCGGCCCACGCAGCCACATCAGTGCCCGCACCCGCAAGGGGATCGAGCTGATCCCGTTGAACCAGGTGGTCTACTTCATTGCCGACCATAAATACGTGACCTTGCGCCATGAGAGTGGCGAGGTGCTGCTGGACGAGCCGCTCAAGGCCCTTGAAGACGAGTTCGGCGAACGGTTTGTGCGCATCCACCGCAATGCCCTCGTGGCCCGTGAACGAATCGAGCGTTTGCAACGCACCCCGCTGGGACACTTCCAGCTGTTTCTCAAAGGCCTCAATGGTGATGCGTTGATTGTCAGTCGGCGACATGTGGCCGGTGTCCGCAAGATGATGCAACAGCTCTAG